GGCGTCCGTTTCGACTGAGTCCGGGACCCGATCAGGCCGACTCGATCACGACGGTGCCGTCCGCGCCGGCGACGACGCGGTACTCGCCGTACTGAAAGACGACGTACGCGTCCGGGTCGGCCGTCTCGCCCTGTGGTGAGAACAGCGAGTCCAGCGCCTCCGGATCGATCCAGCCGTAGAGCGGTTCGAGGTCGACCGGATCGACCCCCTCTTCCTCCGCGAGGGCGGTGATGATCGTCTCCGCGATCGATCCGGGACCCCCCCAGTCGTGGACGACTTCGATCGATCCGCACTCCGCCTGCCTCCCCACGTGCTCGAATGCCATACCTACACGTGACGTCTCCACGGGTTGAACTCGCGGGCTTACCTGTACGCTCTTTATATGATTCTCTATCGTAAATGTCCGGTGTCAGCCGTCGTCCACTGCCAGCTGTGTCTCGACGAGGCGTTTGGTCGCCCTGCGGAGCCGACCGCTCGTGGCGGTCGGCGAGATACCGAGTTCCTCGGCGAGGTCGGAGAGCGAGAGCGCCCGGGGCTCCTCGAAGTAGCCCGACTCGTAGGCGGTGACGAGCACCTCGTACTGCGCGTCGGTGAGCCCCACCCCGCCCATCTCGGGGAGCTGATCCGCGCTGTAGAGCTGTTCGGTACGGATCGTGATCCCCTCGCGCTCGCAGTGTTCTCGCAGGCCCACGAACGTCTCGCGGTCGGGGACCTGGAGCCTGACGAGCCAGCCGTCGCGGTCGCTCTCCGCGGAGAGGATGGCGATGCCGAGTTCGAGGATCGTCGGGATCGGCTCGGTCCACGCGTCCGTGCTCGTGATCCGGTAGATCCGCTTTCGGTCGGTCTCCGCGACCACGACGGCGTCGGTGACGCTCGGGTCGGCCTCGAGGGCCTCGTCGACCGCCTCGAAGTCGGGGGCACGGACCGAGAAGAAGGCGAACGGAGCCACCGGATCGATCGCCGCCTGCCACTCCGTCCGGATGTGGGCGTCGGGCAGCGCCCGGATCGTCTCCGAGAGGACGATGGAGGGGTGGGCGAGGTGGACGTCGGCGATCATTCCGGGGCCCGGCGCTCGCTTACGCCCCGGCTTCTTCGAGCGCGTTCTCGATGTCGTTGCGCTGGGTCACGCCGACGAACCGCTCGACGACGCCGTCGTCGTTCTCGACGACGAGCGTCGGCAGCGATCGGACCTGGTACTCGTTCGCCGTCTCCTGTTCCTCGTCGACGTTGACTTTCTGGAGGCGAAAGCGGTCGCCCCACTCCTCTTCGATGTCCTCGAGGATCGGGTCCTGGGTCTTGCAGGGGCCACACCAGTCGGCGTAGAAGTCGTACAGGGTCACTCCCATTGTAGGCCACCGTTGCCGGGCCGCTCGCATAAGGGTTTCCTCACACCGTCGACCGGTCGAGACGGACGAAAAGCTTATTCGGGGTGCGCGGCCACCTGCGAGTATGGACAGAGGTCAGAACAGCGGTGGGCTGATGTCGAGTGCGGGGCTGGTCAGGTACTTCGACGCGGAGGACAGAAACGCCCCGACGCTCGACCCGAAGTCGGTCATGGCGTTCGCGGTCCTCTTCGGCGTCTTCATCCAGATCCTGAACGTCGTCGTGTAGCGCGAGGCTTTTCCCCCGACCGGCGGTAGCTGGAGTATGAGCCTGCGAGCCGGCGTCGTCGCCGTTCAGGGCGACGTCACGGAACACGCCGACGCGATCCTCGGGTCGGGTGAACGCCACGGCCGGTCGGTCGAGGCGAGCGAGATCAGATCGGGAGGGGTCGTCCCGGACTGCGACCTCCTCTTGCTCCCGGGCGGCGAGTCGACGACGATCTCCCGACTGCTCGCGCGCGAGGGGATCGACGAGGAGATCCGCGCACACGTCGCCGCCGGAAAGCCCGTCCTCGCCACCTGCGCCGGGCTGATCGTCGCCTCGACCGACGCGAACGACGAGCGCGTCAGCCCGCTCGACGTCCTCGACGTCACCGTCGACCGCAACGCCTTCGGCCGGCAGCGCGACAGTTTCGAGGCCCCGATCGAGGTGGAGGGTCTCGCCGACCCCTTCCCCGCGGTGTTCATCCGCGCGCCGCTGATCGACTCGGTCGGGGCGGACGTGGAGGTGCTCGCCGACTGGGAGGGCAGACCCGTCGCGGTGCGCGAGGGCTCCGTCGTGGGCACCTCGTTTCACCCCGAACTCACCGACGACCCGCGGATCCACGGCCTCGCCTTCTTCGACGCGCTCACGGCCGAGTAGCGGGGTCTTTTACCCCTCGCGCCGTTCGGAGAGCTATGAACGCATCGATCGACGCGGTCCGGGTCGCCGGTACTCCGAACGGGCCGGTCCCGGTCGTCGTCCTCGCGGTCGACGGCGAAGAGGACGTCCTCCCGATCTTCATCGGCTTCGCCGAGGCCGAGAGCATCGCGGCTGGCGTCGACGCCCGCGACGTCGGCCGACCGCTCACCCACGACCTGCTGCTCGACGTGATGGAGGAACTCGGCGGCCGACTCGACCGGATCGTCGTCACCGGGATCGAGGAGAGCGAGGAGGGTGGGACGTACCTCGCCGACCTCCACCTCGTCGGCCCGCTCTCGGAGCACACCGTCGACGCACGGCCGAGCGACTCGCTCGCGCTCGCCGCCCGGACGAACGCCCCGATCGAGGTCGAGGAGGGTGTCTTCGAGGCCGGTCGGACCTCGCCCGCCGAGTTCGCCGACCTCGCCGACATCCGCGAGGTGCAGCCGGTATGACCGGGAGCGAGGGAAGCGCCGAGGAGATCGTCGACGAACTGTTCGCGGTGATCGAGGACCGGAGGGAGAACCTCCCGGAGGGGTCGTACACGACGTCGCTGTTCACCCACGAGAAGGGCGAGAACGCGGTGCTCGAGAAACTCGGCGAGGAGACGACCGAACTGATCCTCGCGGCGAAGGACGACGACCGGGAGGAACTCGCCCACGAGGCCGCCGACATCGTCTACCACCTGCTGGTCCTGCTCTCGATGAAGGGGATGGACGTCTCGGACCTGCGCGCCGAACTCGCCCGACGACGCTGACGCCGGGGTATCGTTATCGCGCTCGCGGACGAGAGGTGGATATGAAGCGCATCGCGTTCGTCGGCGGCCGAAACGCCGGGACGAGTCAGATGGCGGCCGCGTTCGCCGAGCGCGAGGCGAAGCGCCGCGGCCTCGACGTCGAGGTGGTGACGGGCGGGGTCGAACCGGGCGTGGGCGTCGACGAGGCGGCGGCCGAGACGATGGACGAGCTGGGGATCGACGTTCGAGACCGGACCCCCCGGAAGCTCTCGACGGACGAACTCCACGGGGTCGACCTGCTGGTGACGATGAACCGGCCGGCGGAGGCCGTCCGGCCAGACGGCTGGGACGGCGAGAGCCGGACCTGGGACGTGCCGATCACGGACGAACTCGACCGGGAGACCGCTCGAAACCAGCGTGACGTGATCGAACGACGGGTCTCAAAACTGTTCGATACGCTCTAGCTCTCGACGCGCTCGAAGCGGTGGCGGACGACTTCGCTGTCGTCGTTCCACTCGAAGTTCCCGCCGTGGACGGCGACCATCCGCTCCCTGTAGCTCTCGAGATCGGGCGAGCCCTCCGCCCGGGCGTCCTCGTCGGTCAGGTCGCCCAGTGTGCGCTCGTCGACGTCGGTCACCTCGAACTCCGTTCCATCTATCTCGAACGTATCGCCCTCCTCCGCGTAAGCGTGCCCGCGGTGGAGCTGGGTGATCTCGCCTTCCTTCGCCAGCCCGATCACGTGGTCGTTCGGAAGCAGGGTGCCGGGATCGATCTCTGCCATACCGGGGACCGTAGGGCTGTGGGTGCTTAGTTCCCGTTCGTCGGCGCAGGTTTAGGTGGGACTCGCGCGTACCGCTCGGAGATGACGCGCTATCGCGCGGAGGCCGAGTTCGACACCCTCCGATCGCTTCGGGTCCACCGCCCCGGCTTCGAGACGTTCGTCGGCTCGCTCGACCACCGCCGCCACGGCTTTCCAGACCCCCTCTCGGTCTCGACTGCACGAGCCGAACACGACGAACTGGTCGCCGTGCTCGAGGGCGAGGGTCTCGAGGTCAGGTACCTCCACGACGACCTCGACGGAGTCACGCTCGACTCACTCCTCGGGGACTCGGTTTCCCTCCCCGACCAGGTCCGAACGGCACTCGCCGAGATGTCGCCCGCCGACCGGCTCACGGCCGTCGCCACCGGCCTCCGAGCGACGCTGGACGGTCACCAGAACGACCCGGAGATCGAAGTCGCGATGAGCGGGGTCGCCTCGAACCTCTACTTCCAGCGGGACGATCAGCTCCTCGCCGACCGCAGCCCGGTGGTCTGCCGGCCGTACAGCGAGGTCCGGGTCCGGGAGATGCCGCTCGTCCGGGCAGGGTGGGAGTCGCTCGGCGAAGACCCCATCGTTGCCGGCCCGGAACCGATCGAGGGCGGGGATTTCCTCCCACTCGACGAGTTCGCGCTTCTCATGGTCTCTGCGGCCCTCGACGGCGAGGAGCACGTGCTCCGGACGAGCGTCGCGGCCGGGGAGGCGCTGCTGGAGTCGGGTGCACTCGGCTACGAGGAGGTCGGCCTCGTCCGCGCGCCGCTCGAAGCGGATCGACGGGAGGCGGCGTCTCGGGGACGGGAGAGTCGGCTGATGCACCTCGACGGCTGGTGTAACGTCCCCGCGGAGGGCCTCGCGGTCGTCCGGGAGTCGCTCGCGGAGGAGGCGACGGTCGAGGTCTACCGTAGAGAGGGGGACGGCTACCGCCACGACCGCACCGAACGGAGCCTGCTGGCATATCTGAGGAGGAAGGAGTACGAGACGATCGACGCGCCGTACGACGAGCGGTGGGCGACGAACTTCCTCACGATCGACGACGGGACGGTCGTGGCGGTCGCCGAGAGCACACAGGGAACAGAGGGCCAGACGATCCGACGGATGCGGGAGGCGGGGATAGAGGTCGTCCCGGACGGCGTGGGGATGCGGGTGAACGAACTGACGAAGGGCGGCGGGGCGGTTCACTGCATGACCCAGCCGATCGCTCGGACGTGATGGGATCGATGAGGGCGTGACGCTCCACAGTCGTCCGGTCGACCGACGACAGATCAGTCGGTCCCTCCCCCCGAACCCGATGTCTCCGGATCTCGCTCCGGGGTGTCGCTCGTGGATCCGTCGTCGGCGACAACCCCGTCGCCGTCCTCGCCGACGGTCTTCTCGACCTCTTTGCTCACCGTCTCGCCGACGGTCTCCTCGACCTCCTTGCTGACGGTCTCCTCGACTCGCTCGGCCATTTCGTCGACCTCTTTGCTCACCGTCTCGCCGACGGTCTTCTCGACCTCTTTGCTGACCGTGTCGCCCACCGTCCTCTCGACCTTCTCGACTTCTTTGCTGACGGTCTCGCCGACGGTCTTCTCGACCTCCTTGCTGACGGTCTCACCGACGGTCTTCTCGACCTCCTTGCTGACGGTCTCACCGACGGTCTTCTCGACCCGCTCGGCGACCTCGCGGGTCATCCAGTCGGGGTCGAATCGGGCCATCTTCCACGCGATGTGGATCACGTACGAGACCAACACCCCCAGCCCGAACGCGACACCGACGCCGGTCCCGGCCGTGAGGATGAGCGCGATCGAGACGAAGATCATCAGCCCGTAGGCGAGGTCGACGACGAAGTCGACGCGAATCGGGTTCATCGTCCGTCCACCCCGATCGGTC
This region of Halalkalicoccus sp. CGA53 genomic DNA includes:
- a CDS encoding HalOD1 output domain-containing protein; translated protein: MAFEHVGRQAECGSIEVVHDWGGPGSIAETIITALAEEEGVDPVDLEPLYGWIDPEALDSLFSPQGETADPDAYVVFQYGEYRVVAGADGTVVIESA
- a CDS encoding helix-turn-helix domain-containing protein encodes the protein MIADVHLAHPSIVLSETIRALPDAHIRTEWQAAIDPVAPFAFFSVRAPDFEAVDEALEADPSVTDAVVVAETDRKRIYRITSTDAWTEPIPTILELGIAILSAESDRDGWLVRLQVPDRETFVGLREHCEREGITIRTEQLYSADQLPEMGGVGLTDAQYEVLVTAYESGYFEEPRALSLSDLAEELGISPTATSGRLRRATKRLVETQLAVDDG
- a CDS encoding thioredoxin family protein, translating into MGVTLYDFYADWCGPCKTQDPILEDIEEEWGDRFRLQKVNVDEEQETANEYQVRSLPTLVVENDDGVVERFVGVTQRNDIENALEEAGA
- a CDS encoding preprotein translocase subunit Sec61beta, which encodes MDRGQNSGGLMSSAGLVRYFDAEDRNAPTLDPKSVMAFAVLFGVFIQILNVVV
- the pdxT gene encoding pyridoxal 5'-phosphate synthase glutaminase subunit PdxT; translation: MSLRAGVVAVQGDVTEHADAILGSGERHGRSVEASEIRSGGVVPDCDLLLLPGGESTTISRLLAREGIDEEIRAHVAAGKPVLATCAGLIVASTDANDERVSPLDVLDVTVDRNAFGRQRDSFEAPIEVEGLADPFPAVFIRAPLIDSVGADVEVLADWEGRPVAVREGSVVGTSFHPELTDDPRIHGLAFFDALTAE
- a CDS encoding bifunctional nuclease family protein, which produces MNASIDAVRVAGTPNGPVPVVVLAVDGEEDVLPIFIGFAEAESIAAGVDARDVGRPLTHDLLLDVMEELGGRLDRIVVTGIEESEEGGTYLADLHLVGPLSEHTVDARPSDSLALAARTNAPIEVEEGVFEAGRTSPAEFADLADIREVQPV
- the hisE gene encoding phosphoribosyl-ATP diphosphatase; protein product: MTGSEGSAEEIVDELFAVIEDRRENLPEGSYTTSLFTHEKGENAVLEKLGEETTELILAAKDDDREELAHEAADIVYHLLVLLSMKGMDVSDLRAELARRR
- a CDS encoding arsenate-mycothiol transferase ArsC, with the protein product MKRIAFVGGRNAGTSQMAAAFAEREAKRRGLDVEVVTGGVEPGVGVDEAAAETMDELGIDVRDRTPRKLSTDELHGVDLLVTMNRPAEAVRPDGWDGESRTWDVPITDELDRETARNQRDVIERRVSKLFDTL
- a CDS encoding ASCH domain-containing protein — translated: MAEIDPGTLLPNDHVIGLAKEGEITQLHRGHAYAEEGDTFEIDGTEFEVTDVDERTLGDLTDEDARAEGSPDLESYRERMVAVHGGNFEWNDDSEVVRHRFERVES
- a CDS encoding arginine deiminase family protein, whose amino-acid sequence is MTRYRAEAEFDTLRSLRVHRPGFETFVGSLDHRRHGFPDPLSVSTARAEHDELVAVLEGEGLEVRYLHDDLDGVTLDSLLGDSVSLPDQVRTALAEMSPADRLTAVATGLRATLDGHQNDPEIEVAMSGVASNLYFQRDDQLLADRSPVVCRPYSEVRVREMPLVRAGWESLGEDPIVAGPEPIEGGDFLPLDEFALLMVSAALDGEEHVLRTSVAAGEALLESGALGYEEVGLVRAPLEADRREAASRGRESRLMHLDGWCNVPAEGLAVVRESLAEEATVEVYRREGDGYRHDRTERSLLAYLRRKEYETIDAPYDERWATNFLTIDDGTVVAVAESTQGTEGQTIRRMREAGIEVVPDGVGMRVNELTKGGGAVHCMTQPIART